In Macrotis lagotis isolate mMagLag1 chromosome 8, bilby.v1.9.chrom.fasta, whole genome shotgun sequence, a single genomic region encodes these proteins:
- the FBXL16 gene encoding F-box/LRR-repeat protein 16, translating into MSNQSDGNTKPPCLPRNGLVKLASQPNGLSSASITKGTPAVKNRLCQLPPVPALTSPAFPVPTERSLPSLASPLSLAALAGGPCPSSEPLAAGLSSAENPGQAPASPTERQPLAVDEKILNGLFCYFSACEKCVLAQVCKAWRRVLYQPKFWVGLTPVLHAKELYNVLPGGEKEFVNLQGFATRGFDGFCLVGVSDLDICEFIDNYSLSKKGVKSMSLKRSTITDAGLEVMLEQMQGVVRLELSGCNDFTEAGLWSSLNARITSLSVSDCINVADDAIAAISQLLPNLAELSLQAYHVTDTALAYFTAKQGYTTHTLRLHSCWEITNHGVVNMVHSLPNLTSLSLSGCSKVTDDGVELVAENLRKLRSLDLSWCPRITDMALEYIACDLHKLEELVLDRCVRITDTGLSYLSTMSSLRSLYLRWCCQVQDFGLKHLLAMRSLRLLSLAGCPLLTTTGLSGLVQLQELEELELTNCPGATPELFKYFSQHLPRCLVIE; encoded by the exons ATGTCGAACCAGAGCGACGGCAACACCAAGCCCCCATGCTTGCCCCGGAATGGCCTGGTAAAACTTGCCAGTCAGCCCAACGGCCTCAGCTCTGCCAGCATCACCAAAGGGACTCCAGCTGTGAAGAACCGACTCTGCCAGCTGCCCCCTGTGCCTGCCCTCACCAGCCCAGCCTTCCCAGTGCCCACCGAACGATCCCTGCCCAGCCTGGCGTCCCCCCTCTCCTTAGCTGCCTTGGCAGGCGGGCCATGCCCCTCCTCCGAGCCCCTTGCAGCTGGACTGTCCTCTGCTGAGAACCCTGGCCAGGCTCCTGCATCCCCCACAGAGAGGCAGCCCCTGGCTGTGGATGAGAAGATCCTCAATGGCCTCTTCTGCTACTTCTCAGCTTGTGAGAAGTGTGTGCTGGCTCAGGTGTGCAAAGCCTGGCGGAGGGTGCTCTACCAGCCCAAGTTCTGGGTAGGCCTCACTCCAGTCCTGCATGCCAAGGAGCTATACAATGTGCTTCCTGGTGGGGAGAAAGAATTTGTGAACTTGCAGGGTTTTGCCACTCGTGGCTTTGACGGCTTCTGCCTTGTCGGTGTCTCGGACCTGGACATTTGTGAATTCATTGACAACTACTCCCTGTCAAAGAAAGGTGTCAAGTCCATGAGCCTCAAGCGTTCTACTATCACCGATGCTGGACTAGAG GTAATGCTAGAGCAGATGCAAGGAGTAGTTCGCCTGGAACTGTCTGGTTGCAACGACTTCACAGAGGCAGGATTGTGGTCCAGCCTCAACGCCCGAATCACATCATTGAGCGTCAGCGACTGCATCAATGTGGCTGACGATGCCATTGCCGCAATTTCCCAGTTGCTGCCCAACCTGGCTGAGCTGAGCCTGCAAGCGTACCACGTCACGGACACAGCCCTGGCCTACTTCACGGCCAAGCAGGGCTATACCACCCACACCCTGCGGCTACACTCCTGCTGGGAGATCACCAACCATGGCGTGGTCAATATGGTGCACAGCCTGCCCAACCTGACTTCCCTCAGTCTCTCTGGTTGTTCCAAAGTCACGGATGACGGGGTGGAGCTTGTGGCAGAGAACTTACGAAAGCTTCGAAGTCTTGACCTATCCTGGTGCCCCCGGATTACTGACATGGCCCTGGAGTATATTGCTTGTGATCTACACAAACTTGAGGAGCTGGTGCTGGATAG GTGTGTTCGAATCACAGATACTGGGCTCAGCTACCTGTCCACCATGTCTTCACTCCGAAGCCTCTACCTTCGATGGTGCTGTCAG GTACAAGACTTTGGGCTGAAACACCTCCTGGCCATGAGGAGTTTGCGCCTCCTCTCTCTTGCAG GCTGTCCCCTGCTGACCACCACGGGGCTCTCTGGCCTGGTGCAGTTGCAGGAACTGGAAGAGCTGGAACTGACCAACTGCCCTGGAGCCACCCCCGAGCTCTTCAAGTATTTCTCCCAGCACCTACCCCGATGCCTGGTCATAGAGTAG